The Bos mutus isolate GX-2022 chromosome 7, NWIPB_WYAK_1.1, whole genome shotgun sequence genome window below encodes:
- the LOC102281929 gene encoding olfactory receptor 2M3 isoform X1, with product MAWENHTLNSNFILLGIFDHSPTHIFLFSLVLGIFTVAFMGNTIMVLLIYLDTQLHTPMYLLLSQLSLMDLMLICTTVPKMTFNYLSGKKSISLAGCGTQIFLYVSLLGAECFLLAAMAYDRYVAICHPLRYSILMSQKICCLMAVSSWVVGSFDGIIVIAVALSFPYCGSREIPHFFCDVPALLTLSCTKTLLFERLMFICCVIMLLFPVAVIIASYVRVIMAIICMGSGEGRRKAFATCSSHLMVVGMYYGAAMFIYMRPVSDRSPTQDKMVSAFYTILTPMLNPLIYSLRNKEVARAFMKVLGKCFSWQS from the coding sequence ATGGCATGGGAGAATCATACTTTAAACTCTAACTTCATCTTGCTGGGAATCTTTGATCACAGTCCCACCCacatcttcctcttctctctggtCTTGGGCATCTTCACAGTGGCCTTCATGGGAAACACTATCATGGTTCTCCTCATCTACCTGGATACTCAGCTCCACACTCCCATGTACTTGCTCCTCAGCCAACTATCCCTCATGGACCTCATGCTTATTTGTACCACTGTACCCAAGATGACTTTCAACTACTTGTCTGGAAAGAAGTCCATCTCTCTGGCTGGGTGTGGAACCCAGATATTCTTATATGTGTCCCTGCTTGGAGCTGAATGCTTCCTGTTGGCTGCAATGGCCTATGATCGGTATGTTGCCATTTGCCACCCATTACGATACTCAATTCTCATGAGCCAGAAAATCTGTTGTCTCATGGCTGTTTCTTCTTGGGTTGTTGGTTCTTTTGATGGCATAATTGTTATTGCAGTTGCATTGTCCTTCCCATATTGTGGTTCCCGGGAAATACCCCACTTTTTCTGTGATGTCCCTGCCCTTCTCACTCTCTCATGCACTAAGACATTGTTGTTTGAAAGGTTAATGTTTATTTGCTGTGTAATTATGCTTCTTTTCCCCGTAGCAGTCATTATTGCTTCCTATGTCCGTGTTATTATGGCTATCATTTGCATGGGATCTGGAGAGGGTCGCCGAAAAGCTTTTGCTACCTGTTCTTCCCACCTCATGGTGGTGGGAATGTATTATGGAGCTGCCATGTTCATATATATGCGGCCTGTGTCTGACCGATCCCCTACCCAGGACAAGATGGTATCAGCCTTCTACACCATCCTCACTCCCATGCTGAATCCCCTCATCTACAGCCTCCGAAACAAGGAAGTGGCCAGAGCATTCATGAAGGTGTTAGGGA
- the LOC102281929 gene encoding olfactory receptor 2M3 isoform X2, whose product MAWENHTLNSNFILLGIFDHSPTHIFLFSLVLGIFTVAFMGNTIMVLLIYLDTQLHTPMYLLLSQLSLMDLMLICTTVPKMTFNYLSGKKSISLAGCGTQIFLYVSLLGAECFLLAAMAYDRYVAICHPLRYSILMSQKICCLMAVSSWVVGSFDGIIVIAVALSFPYCGSREIPHFFCDVPALLTLSCTKTLLFERLMFICCVIMLLFPVAVIIASYVRVIMAIICMGSGEGRRKAFATCSSHLMVVGMYYGAAMFIYMRPVSDRSPTQDKMVSAFYTILTPMLNPLIYSLRNKEVARAFMKVLGKDKSGE is encoded by the coding sequence ATGGCATGGGAGAATCATACTTTAAACTCTAACTTCATCTTGCTGGGAATCTTTGATCACAGTCCCACCCacatcttcctcttctctctggtCTTGGGCATCTTCACAGTGGCCTTCATGGGAAACACTATCATGGTTCTCCTCATCTACCTGGATACTCAGCTCCACACTCCCATGTACTTGCTCCTCAGCCAACTATCCCTCATGGACCTCATGCTTATTTGTACCACTGTACCCAAGATGACTTTCAACTACTTGTCTGGAAAGAAGTCCATCTCTCTGGCTGGGTGTGGAACCCAGATATTCTTATATGTGTCCCTGCTTGGAGCTGAATGCTTCCTGTTGGCTGCAATGGCCTATGATCGGTATGTTGCCATTTGCCACCCATTACGATACTCAATTCTCATGAGCCAGAAAATCTGTTGTCTCATGGCTGTTTCTTCTTGGGTTGTTGGTTCTTTTGATGGCATAATTGTTATTGCAGTTGCATTGTCCTTCCCATATTGTGGTTCCCGGGAAATACCCCACTTTTTCTGTGATGTCCCTGCCCTTCTCACTCTCTCATGCACTAAGACATTGTTGTTTGAAAGGTTAATGTTTATTTGCTGTGTAATTATGCTTCTTTTCCCCGTAGCAGTCATTATTGCTTCCTATGTCCGTGTTATTATGGCTATCATTTGCATGGGATCTGGAGAGGGTCGCCGAAAAGCTTTTGCTACCTGTTCTTCCCACCTCATGGTGGTGGGAATGTATTATGGAGCTGCCATGTTCATATATATGCGGCCTGTGTCTGACCGATCCCCTACCCAGGACAAGATGGTATCAGCCTTCTACACCATCCTCACTCCCATGCTGAATCCCCTCATCTACAGCCTCCGAAACAAGGAAGTGGCCAGAGCATTCATGAAGGTGTTAGGGAAGGACAAGTCTGGAGAATAA